One genomic segment of bacterium includes these proteins:
- a CDS encoding type II secretion system F family protein, translating into MPLYRWSGVNRAGKKVKGEMEAPDEETVRLVLRRQRIEPTKVKQAPKDLFENVSFLKPKVTEKDIVLFTRQFATMIDAGLPLVQCLDILANQTDNRTFKQMLKQIKSDVEGGSTFADALKKHPKTFDELFVNLIAAGEVGGILDTILNRLAAYIEKAMKLKKKVKGAMVYPSVVLVVAVAVVAVLLLFVIPIFKKMFEDMGGGLPTPTQIVIDLSEWVQSYILFIIAVAVAFFIGLNRFYATRKGRALMDDLILRVPVIGDLIRKVAVARFTRTLGTMIQSGVPLLDGLDIVARTAGNKTVESAILKTRASIAEGRTIADPLSESGVFPSMVVQMIAVGESTGALDVMLAKIADFYDEEVDAAVEALTSLIEPFLMIFLGGTIGGLVIAMYLPIFKLAGTVD; encoded by the coding sequence ATGCCCTTATACAGATGGAGCGGAGTCAACAGGGCCGGGAAAAAAGTCAAAGGCGAAATGGAAGCTCCCGACGAGGAGACTGTCCGCCTTGTTCTGAGACGCCAGAGAATAGAGCCCACCAAGGTCAAGCAGGCTCCCAAGGACCTGTTCGAGAATGTATCTTTCCTCAAACCCAAGGTAACGGAAAAGGACATAGTCCTCTTCACAAGGCAATTCGCTACCATGATAGATGCCGGGCTTCCTTTGGTGCAATGCTTGGACATTCTGGCAAATCAGACGGACAATCGCACCTTCAAACAGATGCTGAAACAGATCAAGAGCGATGTGGAAGGAGGTTCTACCTTCGCAGACGCCCTGAAAAAGCATCCTAAGACCTTCGATGAGCTGTTTGTAAACCTCATCGCAGCAGGAGAAGTGGGAGGTATCCTAGACACCATACTGAACCGGTTGGCAGCGTACATAGAAAAAGCCATGAAGCTCAAAAAGAAGGTAAAGGGAGCCATGGTTTATCCCAGCGTGGTACTGGTTGTGGCAGTGGCGGTAGTGGCGGTTCTATTGCTCTTTGTGATTCCCATTTTCAAGAAGATGTTTGAGGACATGGGGGGAGGACTTCCTACTCCCACCCAGATCGTAATAGATTTGAGTGAATGGGTGCAGAGCTACATTCTTTTTATCATTGCCGTGGCAGTTGCTTTTTTCATAGGCCTTAACCGTTTTTATGCCACACGCAAGGGCAGGGCACTGATGGATGACCTGATCCTGCGAGTCCCGGTCATAGGAGACCTGATTAGAAAGGTGGCGGTGGCCAGGTTTACCCGCACTCTAGGTACAATGATCCAAAGCGGCGTGCCTCTATTGGATGGGTTGGACATTGTGGCCAGGACCGCCGGAAACAAGACCGTTGAATCGGCTATTCTCAAGACCAGGGCCAGCATAGCAGAGGGAAGAACCATAGCAGATCCTCTCTCTGAGAGTGGAGTATTCCCCTCCATGGTGGTTCAGATGATAGCCGTAGGAGAGTCCACCGGAGCTCTGGATGTCATGCTTGCCAAGATAGCGGACTTCTACGACGAGGAAGTGGATGCCGCTGTGGAGGCTCTGACCTCGCTCATCGAGCCTTTCTTGATGATCTTTCTAGGTGGCACCATAGGCGGCCTAGTGATTGCCATGTACTTGCCCATCTTTAAACTTGCTGGGACCGTGGATTGA
- a CDS encoding type IV pilus twitching motility protein PilT has protein sequence MVSLHQLLKVTIEKGASDLHITAGIPPQLRINGSLVPLDLPPLKPAETKQLVYSVLTDAQKHKFEENWELDLSFGVEGLSRFRANVFLQRGAVAAAFRSIPNRILSFQELGLPPVVAELANKPRGLVLVTGPTGSGKSTTLASIIDKINSERHVHVVTIEDPIEFVHQHKKAVINQRELDADTKSFRNALKYILRQDPDVVLIGEMRDLETIESALVIAETGHLAFATLHTNSCVQTINRIVDVFPAHQQPQVRAQLSFVLEGVLSQQLLPRADGKGRVLALEIMVPNAAIRNLIREDKIHQIYSQMQVGQAKFGMQTMNQSLASLYQRRLITLEEALSRSSDPEELRNMLASGAGQRPVMRPQRPLR, from the coding sequence ATGGTTTCTCTCCATCAGTTACTGAAAGTGACCATCGAGAAGGGAGCCTCTGACCTTCACATCACGGCCGGTATACCACCCCAACTGAGGATAAACGGCTCTTTGGTCCCGCTGGATCTGCCACCCTTGAAGCCTGCAGAGACCAAACAGCTTGTGTACAGCGTCCTGACAGACGCGCAGAAACACAAATTTGAGGAGAACTGGGAATTGGATCTCTCCTTTGGTGTTGAAGGGTTGAGTCGTTTCCGGGCCAATGTGTTTCTGCAAAGAGGGGCAGTGGCCGCTGCATTCAGAAGCATTCCCAACCGCATCTTGAGTTTCCAGGAACTGGGTCTGCCCCCTGTTGTGGCAGAGTTGGCCAACAAGCCAAGAGGCCTGGTCCTGGTAACAGGCCCCACTGGAAGCGGCAAGTCCACCACCTTGGCTTCCATCATAGACAAGATCAACAGCGAAAGACACGTGCATGTGGTGACCATCGAGGACCCCATAGAGTTCGTGCACCAGCACAAGAAAGCGGTCATAAACCAAAGAGAACTTGATGCAGACACCAAGAGTTTCCGAAATGCCCTAAAGTACATCCTTAGACAGGATCCTGACGTGGTGCTCATAGGCGAGATGAGGGATCTGGAGACCATTGAATCCGCCCTTGTCATTGCCGAGACAGGTCACCTGGCCTTCGCCACCTTGCATACCAACTCCTGCGTGCAGACCATAAACCGTATAGTGGATGTTTTCCCGGCGCATCAACAGCCACAAGTAAGGGCCCAGCTTTCCTTTGTTCTGGAGGGGGTCCTGTCCCAGCAGCTTCTTCCCCGGGCCGACGGAAAAGGCAGGGTTCTGGCCTTGGAGATAATGGTTCCCAATGCTGCCATAAGAAACCTCATCCGAGAGGATAAGATCCACCAGATCTATTCCCAGATGCAGGTCGGACAGGCCAAGTTCGGAATGCAAACCATGAATCAATCCTTGGCCAGCCTTTATCAGCGCAGGTTGATCACCCTGGAGGAGGCATTGTCGCGCTCCTCTGATCCGGAGGAACTAAGAAACATGCTGGCCAGTGGGGCCGGACAGCGTCCGGTGATGAGGCCCCAAAGGCCTCTAAGATAA
- the pilB gene encoding type IV-A pilus assembly ATPase PilB produces MALRIGELLVKNGLITMEQLARAVEEQKKHGGRLGGILIRMGFVSEKTLVEFMSRQFKIRTLELGKVEIQPELIKLIPASLAKKFLLIPVQRVGSTLTVAMSDPTQLVALDDIKFMTGYNIEPVLVAEAELLEAIKRYYGGKGMDTGPSIMEAKDYFHTEEEHEEVPGFGEEEESALSGFSEDDFQSLVNVAVENVEVVEDVRDEVLTLEVDAPIVRLVNGILIKAIKLGVSDIHIEPYEKSFRVRYRLDGVLRKAMGLPLKIRNAVISRIKIMAQLDIAERRLPQDGRIKMRFGRNREMDFRVSVVPTLWGEKVVLRLLDKSNLQLDMTKLGFEENQLKQFKAAIHRPYGMVLVTGPTGSGKTTTLYSALAELNKESDNIMTAEDPVEFNLPGINQVQMHEEIGLNFAAALRSFLRQDPDIIMVGEIRDFETAEIAIKAALTGHMVLSTVHTNDAPSTVNRLLNMGIEPFLVASATNLILAQRLGRKICPKCKEEVKLPSAALLELGVPEHEIPQVRVFRGRGCDYCLHTGYKGRIAFYEVMPVGEEIRELILVGASASEIKKEAMRLGMMTLRQSGIMRMKEGITTIEEVIRCTAPD; encoded by the coding sequence ATGGCGCTTCGCATAGGCGAGCTCCTGGTTAAAAACGGTTTGATAACCATGGAACAGCTTGCCAGGGCCGTGGAGGAACAGAAAAAACACGGGGGCAGGCTGGGCGGCATCCTCATACGAATGGGTTTTGTGAGCGAAAAAACCCTCGTGGAGTTCATGAGCCGCCAGTTTAAGATCCGCACCCTGGAACTCGGGAAGGTGGAGATCCAGCCCGAGTTGATAAAACTCATTCCTGCATCACTGGCCAAAAAGTTTCTGCTCATCCCGGTGCAAAGAGTGGGATCCACCCTCACAGTGGCCATGAGCGATCCTACCCAGCTGGTGGCCCTGGACGATATCAAGTTCATGACTGGGTACAACATAGAACCAGTGCTGGTGGCAGAGGCTGAACTTCTGGAAGCCATCAAGAGGTATTATGGCGGAAAGGGGATGGACACTGGGCCTTCGATCATGGAGGCCAAGGACTATTTCCATACAGAGGAGGAGCATGAGGAGGTTCCGGGCTTTGGTGAGGAGGAAGAAAGCGCCCTCTCGGGTTTTTCTGAGGACGATTTTCAAAGCCTGGTGAATGTGGCTGTGGAAAATGTGGAGGTGGTGGAGGATGTAAGGGACGAGGTGCTCACCTTGGAGGTGGATGCCCCCATAGTGAGGCTCGTAAACGGTATTCTCATAAAGGCAATAAAACTAGGTGTCAGCGATATCCACATAGAACCTTACGAGAAGAGTTTTAGGGTTAGATATCGCCTGGATGGGGTTCTCAGGAAGGCCATGGGCCTGCCCCTTAAAATACGAAATGCCGTGATCTCTCGAATAAAGATAATGGCCCAGCTGGACATCGCCGAGAGGAGACTGCCTCAAGACGGCCGAATCAAGATGAGGTTCGGTAGAAACAGAGAGATGGATTTCCGTGTTTCGGTGGTGCCCACGCTTTGGGGCGAGAAGGTAGTGCTCAGGCTTCTGGATAAGTCCAACTTGCAGCTGGACATGACCAAGTTGGGTTTTGAGGAGAATCAGCTCAAGCAATTCAAGGCAGCCATTCACCGGCCTTACGGCATGGTCCTTGTCACAGGACCCACAGGAAGCGGAAAGACCACAACCCTTTATTCGGCCCTGGCGGAACTCAACAAAGAGTCTGACAACATCATGACAGCAGAGGATCCGGTGGAGTTCAATCTGCCTGGCATAAACCAGGTACAGATGCATGAGGAGATAGGGCTCAACTTTGCCGCTGCTCTTAGATCTTTTTTAAGGCAGGACCCAGATATAATAATGGTGGGAGAGATCAGGGACTTTGAAACAGCCGAGATAGCCATCAAGGCTGCCCTGACCGGCCATATGGTGCTTAGCACCGTGCATACCAATGATGCTCCCAGCACCGTGAACCGTCTTCTGAACATGGGCATTGAGCCCTTCTTAGTGGCTTCGGCCACGAACCTTATCCTAGCCCAAAGATTGGGCAGGAAGATATGCCCCAAGTGCAAGGAGGAGGTGAAGTTGCCCAGCGCGGCATTGCTGGAGCTGGGCGTGCCAGAACATGAGATCCCTCAAGTGCGGGTCTTCAGAGGCCGAGGCTGTGATTACTGTTTGCATACAGGTTACAAGGGCAGAATTGCTTTTTACGAGGTGATGCCCGTGGGGGAAGAGATCAGAGAGTTGATACTTGTGGGAGCTTCGGCCAGCGAGATAAAGAAAGAGGCCATGAGGCTTGGAATGATGACCCTCAGACAAAGTGGAATAATGCGGATGAAGGAGGGGATCACCACCATCGAAGAGGTAATCCGCTGCACTGCGCCGGATTGA
- the ileS gene encoding isoleucine--tRNA ligase — MDYKETLNLPRTQFPMKANLAQKEPEVMAQWEAMHIYSKIKEVSKGRPKFILHDGPPYANGHIHIGTAMNKILKDLIVKSKFMAGYDSHYVPGWDCHGLPIEHQVDLMLGGKKAQLSTSEVRRQCRKYAEKFIAIQREEFKRLGVFGDWEKPYLTMAFPYVAAIVREFGRFFLQGSVYRGKKPVYWCYSCKTALAEAEVEYAEHKTPSIFISFPMRSDISGRVSSLKGKQISVVIWTTTPWTIPANLAIAVHPEFEYVAVENQGQVYILAQELLSYASASFGWPPADPIARFKGAVLEGLTCSHPYLERDSKLILADFVTLDAGTGCVHIAPGHGKEDYEIGVRYGLPVYAPVDDEGRFTHEVEYFSGQFVFSANRAVISKLQDVGRLLAQEEITHEYPHCWRCKKPIIFRATEQWFISMEANGFRNRTLEEIDKVEWIPPQGRDRIYEMIKHRPDWCVSRQRSWGVPITVFYCVSCGEVLANEQTFSKVASIFQEEGAEAWFEKDAGQLLPEGSSCSKCGNKEFRKETDILDVWFDSGVSWAAVLECNPELEYPAHMYLEGSDQHRGWFHSALLTSVGTRGKAPYKSVLTHGFVVDGQGKKMSKSLGNVVVPEEVIKQYGAEVLRLWVSAEDYRDDMRISGEILQRLSEAYRRIRNTARFMLGNLFDFQPALHQVPYEQLREIDRFALHRLHGVINRVRKAYETYSFHTVFHTLHQFCAVDLSALYLDVLKDVLYVQAPTDQQRRSAQTVIFETLRSLTLLMAPVLSFTAEEIWHHMPQWEGKPQSVHLASFPQAPSTWEDRDLALRWEKFLSLRAEVTKALEMARREKRIGLALDARVILEPPPDWRELLKNNRSVLEELFIVSQLEIAEVPITGELLESEELPGLRIRVEQASGSKCPRCWKWDESVSSRADRHNVCARCAGVLDRIAI; from the coding sequence ATGGACTACAAGGAAACTCTCAATCTGCCCAGGACTCAGTTTCCCATGAAAGCCAACCTGGCTCAGAAAGAACCAGAAGTAATGGCCCAGTGGGAGGCCATGCACATCTATTCCAAGATCAAAGAAGTCTCCAAAGGCAGGCCCAAGTTTATCCTCCACGATGGGCCGCCTTATGCCAATGGCCATATACACATAGGCACGGCCATGAACAAGATCCTGAAGGACCTCATCGTGAAATCAAAGTTTATGGCCGGATACGACAGCCATTATGTGCCAGGCTGGGACTGTCACGGGCTTCCCATCGAGCATCAGGTTGATCTCATGCTGGGTGGGAAAAAGGCCCAGCTTTCCACTTCTGAAGTCAGGCGCCAGTGCCGCAAGTATGCTGAAAAATTCATAGCAATCCAGAGGGAGGAATTCAAGAGACTGGGGGTCTTCGGCGACTGGGAAAAGCCATATCTCACCATGGCCTTTCCGTATGTGGCAGCCATTGTCAGAGAGTTCGGACGTTTTTTCCTTCAGGGTAGCGTGTACAGGGGCAAGAAACCGGTTTACTGGTGCTACTCATGTAAGACTGCTCTGGCTGAAGCCGAGGTAGAATATGCTGAGCACAAGACCCCTTCCATATTCATCTCCTTCCCCATGCGATCGGACATCTCGGGCAGGGTGAGCTCCCTCAAAGGAAAACAGATTTCGGTGGTCATATGGACCACAACCCCTTGGACAATACCTGCCAATCTGGCCATAGCCGTGCATCCGGAGTTCGAGTATGTGGCCGTGGAAAACCAGGGGCAAGTATACATCCTGGCCCAAGAGCTGCTTTCCTACGCCTCAGCCAGCTTTGGATGGCCTCCGGCAGATCCCATTGCCAGGTTCAAAGGAGCCGTCTTGGAGGGCCTAACATGTAGCCATCCCTATCTGGAAAGGGACTCCAAGCTCATCCTGGCTGATTTTGTCACCCTGGATGCTGGGACCGGCTGTGTCCACATAGCGCCAGGACACGGGAAAGAGGATTATGAGATTGGAGTCAGATATGGGCTTCCAGTGTATGCACCCGTGGATGACGAAGGTCGTTTCACCCATGAGGTGGAGTATTTCTCAGGCCAGTTCGTTTTCAGCGCTAACAGGGCTGTGATCTCCAAACTCCAGGATGTGGGCAGACTCCTGGCACAGGAAGAAATAACCCATGAGTACCCCCATTGCTGGCGTTGTAAGAAACCCATAATCTTTAGGGCCACAGAACAGTGGTTTATCTCCATGGAGGCCAATGGATTCAGAAACAGGACCCTGGAAGAGATAGACAAGGTGGAGTGGATACCTCCCCAAGGACGGGACCGCATCTATGAGATGATCAAACACAGGCCGGATTGGTGCGTTTCAAGGCAACGCTCCTGGGGAGTTCCCATAACTGTTTTCTACTGCGTTTCATGTGGAGAGGTCCTGGCCAATGAGCAGACCTTTTCAAAGGTGGCATCCATTTTCCAGGAGGAGGGAGCCGAGGCCTGGTTCGAAAAGGATGCAGGGCAACTTCTTCCAGAGGGATCCAGCTGTTCCAAGTGCGGTAACAAGGAATTCCGAAAGGAGACGGACATACTGGATGTTTGGTTCGATTCGGGGGTTAGCTGGGCTGCGGTGTTGGAGTGCAATCCAGAGCTGGAGTATCCAGCCCATATGTACCTGGAGGGAAGCGACCAGCACCGTGGATGGTTCCACAGCGCTCTTCTCACCTCTGTGGGGACCAGGGGCAAGGCACCCTACAAGAGCGTTTTGACCCATGGCTTTGTGGTGGATGGGCAAGGCAAGAAGATGTCCAAGAGCCTGGGAAACGTGGTAGTGCCAGAGGAGGTAATAAAGCAGTACGGTGCAGAGGTTTTGAGACTGTGGGTCTCAGCCGAAGACTATAGAGACGATATGAGGATCTCTGGAGAGATACTGCAGAGGTTGAGCGAGGCGTACAGGAGGATTCGCAACACGGCCCGGTTCATGCTGGGTAACCTCTTTGACTTTCAGCCAGCCCTCCACCAGGTTCCCTATGAGCAGCTAAGAGAGATAGACCGATTTGCATTGCACAGACTTCACGGGGTCATCAACAGAGTCCGCAAGGCTTATGAGACATATTCCTTTCACACCGTGTTTCACACCCTTCACCAGTTCTGTGCAGTGGACTTAAGCGCCTTGTACTTGGACGTGCTTAAGGATGTGCTCTATGTACAGGCCCCCACGGATCAGCAACGCAGATCCGCTCAAACGGTTATTTTCGAGACCCTGCGCAGCCTCACCTTGCTCATGGCACCTGTTCTGAGCTTCACGGCCGAAGAAATATGGCACCACATGCCACAGTGGGAAGGCAAACCTCAAAGCGTCCACCTGGCAAGTTTTCCTCAGGCTCCTTCCACCTGGGAAGACCGGGATCTGGCACTTCGTTGGGAAAAGTTTCTGAGCCTCAGGGCAGAAGTGACCAAAGCCCTGGAAATGGCACGCAGGGAAAAGAGGATCGGACTTGCCCTTGACGCCAGAGTGATCCTGGAGCCACCGCCTGACTGGAGGGAGCTCCTCAAGAACAACCGCAGTGTCCTGGAAGAGCTTTTCATCGTGTCGCAACTGGAAATCGCAGAGGTTCCCATCACCGGAGAGCTCCTAGAGAGTGAGGAATTGCCGGGGTTACGAATCCGCGTGGAGCAGGCCTCGGGGAGCAAGTGTCCTCGATGCTGGAAATGGGATGAGTCGGTGAGCAGCCGGGCGGATCGTCACAATGTCTGTGCCCGTTGTGCCGGCGTTTTGGACAGGATAGCCATTTGA
- the lspA gene encoding signal peptidase II, whose protein sequence is MQFYPRRAYLGVLVAVTVLVLDQLTKAAVAEHMRLHESLTVIPGFLNLTYVRNTGAAFGLLATQSPGIRSLVLIASSLIAMGFIVWIWWRERVSSWCRVISLGLILGGALGNLVDRIRLGEVVDFLDIYWGKYHWPAFNVADSAVTVGILVLLPSLILSPKAR, encoded by the coding sequence ATGCAGTTCTACCCTCGACGGGCTTACCTGGGTGTATTGGTGGCGGTCACTGTGCTGGTTTTGGATCAGTTGACCAAGGCAGCGGTGGCTGAGCATATGCGTCTTCACGAGTCCCTAACGGTGATCCCTGGGTTCTTGAACCTAACTTATGTGCGTAACACCGGAGCGGCCTTTGGACTCCTGGCCACCCAGTCCCCAGGGATCAGGTCTTTGGTTCTGATCGCCTCTAGCTTGATTGCCATGGGATTCATTGTTTGGATATGGTGGCGCGAAAGGGTCTCTTCATGGTGCCGAGTGATCTCCCTGGGATTGATCCTGGGAGGTGCCTTGGGCAACCTGGTGGATCGAATACGCTTGGGAGAAGTGGTAGACTTCTTGGACATCTACTGGGGTAAATACCACTGGCCTGCATTCAACGTGGCAGACTCTGCTGTGACAGTGGGAATCCTGGTGTTGCTGCCCTCCTTGATCCTATCTCCCAAAGCAAGATGA
- a CDS encoding septal ring lytic transglycosylase RlpA family protein — protein MMVCFAMGIWGCSHTPAQPPVSRAPASPAVQPESRSETPQPVRVQEGVASWYGPGFHGNPTSSGEIYDMFQLTAAHRTLPLGTRVLVTNLENHRTVEVTVNDRGPFVKDRVIDLSYSAARILGMVGPGTTRVRLEILGDPPGGQVADFSAKPFYCLQLGAFSDISKAQALKKELDGLMGSPTARISQVRMGSLELHRVRIGRYESREEAAAKASELAKRGYVVLVVPD, from the coding sequence ATGATGGTGTGTTTTGCCATGGGGATCTGGGGCTGTTCCCATACCCCAGCCCAACCTCCTGTTTCAAGAGCGCCTGCAAGTCCCGCTGTGCAGCCTGAGTCCAGATCTGAAACTCCCCAACCCGTGAGAGTTCAGGAAGGGGTTGCATCATGGTACGGGCCTGGCTTTCATGGTAATCCTACCTCTAGCGGAGAGATTTACGACATGTTCCAGCTTACAGCAGCGCATCGTACCTTGCCTCTGGGCACCAGGGTTCTTGTCACCAACCTGGAGAATCACAGAACAGTAGAAGTTACGGTGAACGACAGGGGCCCTTTTGTAAAAGACAGGGTGATAGATCTTTCCTATTCTGCTGCACGGATTCTGGGCATGGTGGGGCCTGGTACCACCAGGGTGCGCCTAGAGATCTTAGGGGATCCTCCAGGCGGTCAGGTGGCTGACTTCTCGGCCAAGCCTTTTTACTGCCTGCAGCTGGGAGCATTTTCCGACATAAGCAAGGCTCAGGCACTCAAGAAAGAGCTGGATGGCCTGATGGGTTCTCCCACAGCCAGGATAAGTCAAGTACGCATGGGAAGTTTGGAACTTCATCGGGTGAGGATTGGCCGTTACGAGAGCAGGGAGGAGGCCGCAGCCAAAGCCAGCGAGCTGGCCAAGAGGGGTTATGTTGTACTGGTTGTGCCTGACTAG
- a CDS encoding response regulator — protein sequence MDFTLAGSRVMVVDDDLSIHSLMGALLAHWGCEQVELLSDGSEAVERYGFTHPDLVIMDVEMPVMNGHAAAKAIRDMDQEAVILLLTGVPEGRLAKMALEEGLVKAVLPKPFGFEQLKMAIREALRGKELKPMRGKRGAVA from the coding sequence ATGGACTTTACTCTGGCAGGTTCCCGGGTCATGGTTGTGGACGACGATCTATCTATTCATTCCCTTATGGGGGCACTCCTGGCTCATTGGGGGTGCGAGCAGGTGGAGCTCTTATCAGATGGTTCAGAGGCTGTGGAGCGCTATGGGTTCACTCATCCGGATCTGGTGATCATGGATGTGGAAATGCCTGTGATGAACGGCCATGCCGCAGCCAAAGCAATTCGGGACATGGATCAGGAGGCCGTGATCTTGTTGCTTACTGGAGTGCCGGAGGGCCGCCTGGCCAAGATGGCTCTGGAAGAAGGCCTGGTAAAGGCTGTGCTACCCAAACCCTTTGGATTCGAGCAACTCAAGATGGCCATCAGGGAAGCCCTAAGGGGCAAGGAACTCAAGCCCATGAGGGGAAAAAGGGGGGCCGTGGCCTGA
- a CDS encoding metallopeptidase family protein, whose product MNRVQFQRAVKKAIEGLPEPFRSRISNLAVVVEDVASPEVLDQLGLEDPQELLGLYQGVSLARRGFYYGNVLPDRISLYRKPIEAQCSNQAEMIRLIQEVVLHELGHYFGLDDEIMEKILPQPD is encoded by the coding sequence GTGAATAGAGTGCAATTCCAGAGGGCTGTCAAGAAAGCCATCGAAGGGCTTCCTGAGCCATTCAGAAGCAGGATTAGCAACTTGGCTGTGGTGGTGGAGGATGTGGCTTCCCCGGAGGTATTGGATCAACTGGGACTCGAGGATCCTCAAGAGCTATTGGGGCTTTACCAAGGCGTTTCCCTGGCCAGGCGAGGGTTTTATTATGGGAATGTGCTTCCAGATCGTATCAGCCTTTACAGAAAACCCATAGAAGCCCAGTGCAGCAACCAGGCGGAGATGATCCGGCTGATCCAGGAAGTAGTCCTCCATGAGCTGGGGCATTATTTTGGTCTGGACGACGAGATCATGGAGAAGATCTTGCCGCAGCCTGATTGA
- a CDS encoding GntR family transcriptional regulator translates to MVTSKCLERKESIREQVHERLKAMVLSGEIGPGERLTEEHLAQRLGVSRTPIREALHKLASEGLIQALPTRGFKVSEESREEMEEVFELRAVLEGYAMGLVVRKIDQETLHQLEDYIEKAEEAYARKDTNQVFHWNTKFHDTLNALVSHRPRLHQLIADLRKYVLRYRKNTLSYLSGARRSIEGHKKIMMALRLGDPEICERIMREHVGEAMEDAFQGIQKPPSQTNGKLKSKSRGGQRS, encoded by the coding sequence ATGGTGACCTCCAAATGTTTGGAGCGTAAGGAGTCCATTCGAGAGCAGGTACATGAAAGGCTCAAGGCCATGGTGCTTTCAGGCGAGATTGGGCCAGGTGAGAGGCTCACTGAGGAGCACCTTGCCCAAAGGCTGGGAGTAAGCCGCACACCCATAAGAGAGGCGCTCCACAAGCTGGCCTCAGAGGGGCTGATTCAAGCTCTTCCTACAAGGGGGTTCAAGGTCTCTGAGGAATCCAGGGAAGAGATGGAAGAGGTCTTTGAGCTAAGGGCTGTGTTAGAGGGCTATGCCATGGGACTGGTCGTGCGCAAGATTGATCAGGAAACCCTCCACCAACTGGAAGATTACATTGAGAAGGCCGAAGAGGCATACGCCAGAAAAGATACCAACCAGGTCTTCCATTGGAACACCAAATTTCACGATACCCTCAACGCCCTCGTTTCTCATAGGCCCAGGCTTCACCAGCTCATAGCCGATCTGAGGAAATATGTTCTTCGCTACCGCAAGAACACCCTTTCCTACCTTTCTGGGGCCAGGCGAAGCATAGAAGGCCACAAGAAGATCATGATGGCCTTGCGGCTAGGAGATCCGGAAATATGCGAGAGGATCATGCGCGAGCATGTAGGGGAAGCCATGGAGGACGCTTTCCAAGGAATCCAGAAACCACCTTCCCAAACAAATGGAAAGTTGAAATCCAAAAGTAGAGGAGGTCAAAGGAGCTGA